Below is a genomic region from Homo sapiens chromosome X, GRCh38.p14 Primary Assembly.
ATCTTCTGGTCCTTGTAATATACCATGAGGCAACTAGAACAGGCCCGATGACCCtagtttaaaaacaagaaaattaagacAGAGTGAATTAAGTGGTTTGTCCTTGGTTTATGacagaaaaatgttaaactttTCATGAGACTTCAGAAATGAACATATTCTTTGCTGACAGAAACATGTAGATGTGCCCAACACAATCCTGGATACCATTCCAGAGGGAGTCTTTGGGGCATCCCTCCCTACCCCAGTCTTTGGCAGCAGGTAGATCTCTCCTTGCTCGCCTGATATAGCTGAGCACACAGAGAACCAGATGGCCCTCAGGCCCGGACAGTGAGGCTGGGGTACCTCTTAGGCACTTTTGCCTCCTCAGCCTGTGGCTGATGAACATTAGAGGGACTGTCAGCCCTTTGAATACCAGGTCAAAGCAGAAATTTTATTATCCTAAACTCCTCCCATGTTATTTTGGGGCTAGACTTTTTCAATTTAATGAAGCATAGCTTATATCTCTTGTGTCAAGGTCAGTCATCTCAAAGTGAATTTTCCAAGTGAGCTGTATCTGTACTGATGTCAATGTGACAAAGGCAGTGCTTTCTGACAGGAACTTACTAACTTGCTAATAAGTACTAACTTGCTAGCTAATCAGGACCAGAAGTCAGCTCACTGGTTTCTCATCCATAAAGAGTCAGCATTCCCATTCCATAAAAAGTCAGCATTTCTTTTGAAGGTCAGGACCTCCTCCCTTACCAGAGGTGCTTTCTGAGCATGGGGCTGAGAACCAGCAGTCTAGCCTGAGATGCTTTCCAATGTCAAAAGAGGCAGAAAGCTCCCTAATGGTACCTGGGCCCACGACCTGGTGACTCCACCTACCGCCTCTTTGCTACTGCTGCTCACAGAGCCTGCCATGCCATCTGTGGTCTCTCATTCCCACATTTTCTCAAACCTGTCACTTTCCATTTTGGGACTTGGACTTTGAGGAGATGTAAATGCTAGGGCACATCTTCTCATTGAATGATAAGATTTGGGCGCAAGTGGCTTCCTTTAAGCATGCTCACCCTGGCTTCAGGCTTTCTGTCATTCCATTCTCATTGTCACCAAGGGAGGGGTTAAGAGAACCAGAGTGCCTCCTCCCAACAACAGCAGTGGGCCAGGACCGGTAATCCTTTGAAGGTTAAGCATATCTCCTTCAAAACAGGTGACGAGCTCATCTTCTTGGACCCTCATACAACCCAGACCTTTGTTGACACTGAAGAGAATGGAACGGTTAATGACCAGACTTTCCATTGCCTGCAGTCCCCACAGCGAATGAACATCCTAAACCTGGATCCTTCAGTTGCATTGGTGGGTATTCGTAGGTTGGGTGGGCCAGGAGATACGATGTGTACAGATTGGTTCCCTGGGAGTTATCCAGATTGCTAGGTAGGAAGGCAAGAGTATGTTTGCTCACTATCCCCATTAGAGGCAGTAGAGTGTAGTGGGGAAGGAATGGACCCTGGAGCCAAACTGCTCCAGTtggaatcttggctctgccacttactaactgtattagtctgttctcccactgctgataaagacatacctgaggctgggtaatttataaaggaaagatgtttagttaactcacagttccacatggctggggaggactcccaatcatggtggaagatgaaggaagagcaaagggatgtcttacatggtggcaggcaagagagcttatgcaggggaactcccatttataaaaccatcagatctcataagacttattcactaccacaaggatggtatgggggaaaccacccccatgattcagttatctctacctggtcccacccttgacacgtggggattattacaattcaagatgagatttgggtgaggacaccaCCAAACCGTATCACTAACTACGCACTTAGGAGGagtcacttaatctttctgagcctcagtcttctcatctctaaaatgaggaaaacaatagTTCGTTCCTTATGGGGTTGTATGAGGTGCAATGCATGTAAGGCACTTAGCACTgggcctggcacattgtaagcaTTCTATAAATGTTAGTTACTCTTTCCCCTGTTTCCTTCTTGTCCTCAAATTATTGCTACCCAGGCACAGGGAGGAAGATGGGATATCACTAGGGAGAGATAAGGGAGCAAGATGCCCTGGGTGCACACAATCTAGGAAGCTGCAGGATTTTCCCCCAGAAGTATGGCTGGTGTCTACACACACTGAAGGGGCATCTGCCTGTGAAGTAGCTGGTGGTTCTGAGGCCTGTCTGCATCCTCTCCTCTAGTTTAATCCAATTGTCAGTATACCAGTGACCAGGAGCTGCAAGTCCTCCTCTTGTGAACCATTCTTTCACTACTCTGGGATGGATTTGAGGTTGAGAAAGCACAGACTGATGGTTCTCTCTATTCTGATAGATAATTTCCTGAAGGTCAATGCCATCTTCTTAAGTATTGCCTCTAGCTAAAAGTACCATTTGGCTTTTGTTTGTTGGCTTAATTGAATGTTCTTTGGAGATGTGTGTATTTGTACACTGAAAGTAATGGAATTAACCCTACACTTTGAAGATGATCTTCAAGTTAAAATATCTCGCAGCatgaggaaagagggaaagggacAGAGAGCAAGGGTGAGAATGAGAGCAAGACTGAGAGAGTGATATGTATGTCTGAGTAAGGCAATGAGTTAGGAGAGAGAGAAGCCCAGGCAGTCTTCCTTCTTTATTGCTGAGAAGTCACATCCACAGAGACTGGCCCACATCCTAATTCTGGGCCAACAGCTCCATTGTGCAATACCAAAGGTAATTCTAAGTTGTGTTCTTTTGCTTTCCCCCAAGGGATTTTtctgcaaagaagaaaaagactttgATAACTGGTGTAGCCTTGTTCAGAAGGTAAAGCTATATGTTTTTCTTAGTCTGAAAAATGAAGTTAcccaattttattccttttcaagattgtttttcatagtaaaaaaaaatcctactctGATACGACTTTactgcaagagaaagaaactaagGCAACAAAGAAACTATCAGGTGTGGGGAATTGTGCATAACTTCGGGGAAACTGAACAAAAATTTTGGTTTGAAATATGCTTAGCATGTCAAGGGAGTGATATTTTTAGTGATGAAACCTAATGTTTTATCTCATTAATAGACAATTATTTTCTAAAGGCAATACTTACATTTTAGAATGCAGCAAAACTGTATTTATGTCACATTTAAAGGTGGAATGAGAATTTTCTGATAAGactatgccttttattttattttattattttttgagacaaaggctcgctccgtcacccaggctggagtgcagtggcgggatctgggtgcactgcaacctccgtctccaggttcaagcgattctcctccctcagcctcccgagtagctgggattacaggcgcccaccaccacgcccagctaatttttgtatttttagtagagacagggtttcaccacattggccaggctggtcttgaactgaccacaggtgatctgcccacctcggcctcccaaagtgctgggattacaggcatgagtcaccgtgcccagctaagaCTATGCCATGTAAATTAGGATATATACCATACATGTTGGACTGCCACTGAAACCATGCCAATATGTAGCAATAGTCTCTTGGGGCAGATTTAATTTCACTAACTGACATTTCTTTGGAGCCAGTGCTTCAGGAACATGTCACCCCTAAAGTGAGCTGGACCCATGCGTCTGGCACAGGCACTATGCCTCATGATGGAGAATAGGCAGTGAGTGCTGGCCTTCATCAGATACTCCCCGCAAAGTCCTTCCTTCCTGGCTAAACAGTATCTAGAATTGAAGATGGCTGAGTCTTCAGATGGTTCAAGTAGAGGATGCATGTATTTTCTAGGCCCCTGTTTTCACCTGGAAACCAGCAGACCACTGTCTCAGGGTTTGGGGTCAAAGATTGCCAATTAGAAATGTTGTGACTCTGAAGTATTTAAAACTGTTTTGTCATCTCCCCAGGAAATTCTAAAGGAGAATTTAAGGATGTTTGAATTAGTTCAGAAACATCCATCACACTGGCCTCCCTTTGTACCTCCAGCCAAGCCAGAAGTGACAACCACTGGGGCAGGTAAGCTGTTGTTCAATGGCTCTCAGCTAGCAGACCCACATATAGCAGTTGTTTTATGAGAAAGAAGAATTGTGGCCCATGCTTTCTGTGGACAGTAAAATTTCTACTCAGCTGGAGTGATAAAAAAATGGCACTTCTGGTTATTTTAATCTTCTGATGAGCTGATATTTACCAATTTCAAAGAATGATAATAGAAGAAAATGAGCTCATTGCAAAAGTTCTATGCAAAATCAAGATGACTAGGATTGCTTTTTCATGGTCTGGTTCAGAATAGCAAATTGAGGCCATCGATAATTCAAAGGTATCTTGAAGGGCTTTCAGAGCCTTGGCCACATCACCGTCGTTAGGTTTATGTAACAAGTCTGGCTATTTTGAGTCTTTATAGATAATTTCTAATACTTGGCAGTAGTTCTAATTGTAAGTCTCCTCCACACAAGTCTTTCTTTAGTACAGCAATTAAAAATGCTTAGTCTTAACTACTGAGTAAAGTATTTACTGACCACTTCAACCCAAGTGtcaagcttttcttctttctcatttccgTATTCTGATAGAATTCATTGACTCTACTGAGCAACTGGAGGAGTTTGATCTGGAGGAAGATTTTGAGATTCTGAGTGTGTAGAATCCTGGGAACTCAACTTGAAGGTCTGTCTTCCATCTGGCACCATAAAAACATGAACTTATTGCATAAAACTTTTCTAGTCAGCAAGTGCCTGATATGCCAATAGCATACAAACTCAATAGCAATCATGACTGAGCCAATCACtgtttctcagaaaaacaaaacaaaacaaaacaaatgacagTAACCCTTCCCCGGAAAGAAATAGAACAATCATGGAGCCTAGGAGCAGAGAGATGAGGAGGAGTTCATTGCTTCCCAGCTTGTGTTATATGGCTACAGCAAGTCTTCAGCTGCTGCAATGAGGAAATGGGCATCTGGAAGACAAACAGCAACTCTCAGCTTGCTTCAAGAACCAGCAGATAAGAGATGGTTAAGCTGTTCTTCACCCTTTCAGATGTGACCTCTTTTGGACTAAGCAGCAATCTGTTCTCTTGCTCAAATAATAAAGTGACTGAATCAGGGAGGAAAAGGTTCTTGTTAAATTATTTGATTGTGTAGTTGaagtaattataatttatatcaaAACGTTTGTCAAAGAAACGATGTCAAATATACACTTCTTGATCTCCCTTCTGTTTGCGGGGATCTTACTATTTGATGGGTCACTGTCCCCATTCTTACTGATACTTTTGTCAGATATCACCCTGTCCTTAAATCATGATCACTTaaatcaggggtcagcaaactttttctgtaaagggccagacgGGAAATATTTTGGGCTTTGCAGGCCATGCGGCCTCTGTCACatctactcaactctgctgttgacATGCAAAAGCAGCAATAGACAATATGCGTGTAAATGAGTGTGGCTGTAATCcaagaaaactttatttacaaaagcaggtggAGGGCTGGGTTTGGCCTGCAGGCTGTAGCTTGCCAATCAGTGACTTaaattgttgatttttgtttgataaattaaaaataaattgtgtttgaAGTATACCCTACTTGGTTGACAGCCATATTTAGAATTATTCATGTGGTGAATTACACATTTTATCTGTGCATCATATACAATTCCAAACCATTTGAGGCTAGCAACATAATAGGTTTTAAAGCATGTATTCATCAAATTAGCTTTGCTAACCACTTTCCTGTGAGGATGAACCTCAAGCCCCAGCAGTaccttctcattttccttttcttgcttccTTAACTTGCCTGCATTTCACCCCCATCCTTAATCAAGTCCCGAGGAAGGCCAGCAACTGGAAGCTAGCACCAAACCAATCTGCTTGTTTCCTTAGattccatgtttttctttttccccccgTATATTCCaatggttcaaaattcaaaagatgtAAAATGATATTCAGTGACTTGTCTCTCTCTCCGATAGGTCAGTTCCCTCCCTTGGAAATTCCCAATGGTATTAATTTCTTGTTTATCCTCTCAGaggatatattttatacatatataaatatatgcacacacacacacacatatacacacacacactcatacacacacagctTGGATTTGATTTTAATGACTTTAACATTCTCTACTTTTGTTTTATCTACAAATGATCCTAAGGCCACAGAAGTATGAAAATGCCTTTCTTGAACtctttttttattcaaaaaatttatttatttttatcaacctACATCATGCTTTGATATGTTGAACTCTAGCGTGTGACAGGGATAAAAGCAGGCATAGGCTTATCTTGAAGCAGCTTATGGGTTTGTTGACTGTTTGTTAGAGGACTGTTTCAGCTCTTTGACTTTGATCATCTTCTaattttttcctgcctcagtgttTTGTTACAGAGTTCGACTTGGCAGTAGCAGAAACCTCTCAGGCTCTGAGAGGGACTCATAAATTGCAGTGAGATGGACATTAGAAAAGTTTTCATAAAGGAACATCAAAAGAGTCACATGttcagatttcatttattttatttgctatgtACAAAACTGACACCATGCTTATTACTCAGGAGGTAAAGATAACAATAATTCAGATTATATTGATTATGCTTTGTCTGTATTGGCACAGTTTATATAATACTTAAGGaaacagaatcacctggaaggaaCTGCCTCATGTCAACATAGCTAAGAGTGTTCTGGAAAACTGGTAATTAAAGAAAATGGCTAAAACAAATTCCCCCAAACAGAATACAATGTACTGCATAGCCAATTCAGGCTTGCTTTAGGTCTGCTAACTGCTCAAGAGAAGAGTGTGCTAGATTTTTATGaggtttaaaaaaacatattaaaatagtttaataGGCTACCTGTGAAAGAGCAATTGGATAACCATTTAACAAAGTCTTTAACATCCTCAGAATACAAGGAAACCAACACTGTGCAGCTTCAGTTTGCCACATTGCACACATCTGGATGGCATTTGGAATAAACAGGGACTTCTGAGAAACTGGGATGTGGGATTTACCTTTTTGTTCCTGGAGTCAAAAGCAAAACTCACACATCCTTACGCACCCACCCCTCTACTTCTGGCCCAGGAAAAAAGGCTGTCATTCTCATTTCCTTTGATAGGCTTGGCCACATTTGTTGCATCCTCTGCTTTACTTTGAACCAGGCCACATCCTCTGTCTCTGGCTGGAGGGGGAGCCGGCAAGGAGGAGATGGTTTGTCTAGGACCATATGCCATTAATGaccaccacccccaacccagcTGCTGGCCTTCAAGCCTCTCTAAGCCATGTGGGGCCCAGTCTTGCTCATTCTAGAGAGAGCTAAAGCTCACTCTGGGCTACTGGGTGGCACCTCATTTCAATTCTCTTGCCTGCCTAGACACAGTGGGCCTCCTTGAAGAGTGAGGACTTGCTCTGTGCAGACTTGAGCCATCCATGAATATTCGGTTAGAGAATTTAAGTGTGGAAACACTGGGTTCTGGTTTAAGCCAAATAATGTGTGCTGACCTCTGTACATGAAGAAATGACTGATTAGCGATTAGGAAGAGCTTTCCGATCAAGACGGTAAGGAGAAAGCTAGCAGTCTAAGACAGTTGTGGCCCATCAAATCTTTCTGAGGTAGCCATGAATAGTCACACAATCATCCAAATCAAACAGTAGCACCAGCTTGACAGAAACAGGACAGCAGATCTCAGCAGGGTGGGCTCATCTCTATGGACCCGAGGGCTGGGGTGACGAGTGTCCGGTAGTCTAGCCCAAATGAGACTCCAATGTACAACTTGACAGGCAAAGGGGCTCAGGCCTTCCTTCTTCAGACCATTCAGGTTTGTGAGGTGACTGTtgtgaggggcaggggagggcaaGGGGCAGAGTGGCAGGTGCCACCCTACAGGCTTTTCATACACACCTGGCAGCGACTGACTCGAGTGTGGAGCTGCCCAGCTTTCAGCGTTTCAGACACAGGCAACTCCCCAAACTGCTGCCTCTCCTCCACTGTGGTCAACCAGAAACTGTACTTGTTTGCAAAGTAGTGGCAGGTGCCTCGGGCACCACTGCATTCGATGAAAGGAGTGGCCCGAAAGTCCTCTAGGCAGGAGCCAGGTGAGACCAGGGACTGGCCTCCACCCTCGGCACCAGCGGCAGTGTGCTGAAACAGACAGGAGATTAGTGCATGAGCTGTGCCTGCCAAGGGttggtgtggggaggggatggGTGCTCCACTGCTACAGGGGCACATGAGCTCCATTCCTAAGCCCTGGTTCCTTGTCTCAGCCCCCAGTTCAAGCCAGCATACCAAGAGCTGTGTTTTAGGGGCAGGGGCTGCTTGTCCTCCCTCATAGCAGCTTTCAGGGCCAAGAGTGCCCCCTTCCAAGCTCCCTAGTGCCCTCCTAACCCATTATGTGGGCAATGACTACATGTCAAGCAGCAATTCCCAAACTGCTACTGTCCCACTGGGTTCAGAGGTGTGTTAGGTACCCCCTTGCAAAATTTCCTCGGACAAATGGATCTGAGAAAAGCTGAGTGAAGGAAAATTCAATAGGCTTCTGGACTGCGGTTCTCAGAGCCCTCTCTCAACCATGCATTGTACTctaagaagggaaagaaggacaGTCCAAAACCTACTGAAGTTCTCCTTAATTTGTTGTATTTGGCCCAAATACCCTGGCCCTCACCTCAGAGGGCTCTCTCAGTATTCAGTTTCAGGGCTACACATGAGCTGGTGGTTTTCAGTTACTATTCACATAGACAGCAGCTCCTGTCTCTCCACACTCCTGCCTGTTTCTCTTCACTTTAGCCGGGCTATCATCTGGACCACAAGGAGATAGGGAAGAGGCCTAATACACAACCGTGTCAGCAAATGGCCAATGAGACAAATGCCCAAGTTGGCACACAGGGACTCCTTACTTTGCAGAACTTTGCAAGAGTGAGAGTCTGCATGGGACCTTTCAGGTGACCTTTCCTGACAACCGAAGCATCAAAATTTTCCTCACTTTGACCCTGAGAATCAAAAACTTTCTAAGATGCACAACACATTTTCCTGCTTTGCTAAGTAGCAGACACTAGGTTATTTTAAACTTTGCAGATGAATCAGGCTTGTCATTGTGAATGTCAGTTTTTGTGGGGGATGATTATGCAAGAGCCCCACACCAAGGGGTACGGCCCGTAGAATCCTTGGGCctcctttgaattattttctcctttttaatagGTATGTCTCATTGCTTCAAGATGCCTTGCTAGGCAGTCCAACTTCTCACCCTTACATATCTTCAGGAATAATATTCTAGTATGTTAGAATTAATGTGTAAAGGAAGAGTAAAGAGATTCTGAATAAGGGCTAAGAGCCCTCCCATAAGCAGGGCACATGAGATTTAGTACACAGCATTTGTACCATTTCCTGTGGAAGCTCAGGGGCCTCTTCTTATTTCCTGGTCAGGGTGGTGGACAGGACAGAAGGACAGGTGAGGTGATTCTGTATTACACTGGGATAAACTATCCAATGTCCAAAGACACAGCATAACAAGGAAAAGTACCTTTCCCCAGGTAGGTACGCTAATGTTGGGGAGCCTGCAGCTTTGGTCATTTTTAAAGACACTCTCTCACCATCTCACCCTTGGCAATTCAACAGAGAAGCTCTGGCAAGGCAGAGTACTTCAATGGGTGCCACAGTGGTTTTCTCTGGGGGATGTCCTGACCCTAAACCTGACCTTTTATTTGAAGAAACATCCCCAGGTATTCACAGGATATTATGTGAGGGACTTGATGCCTCTTTGGGCCTGCAGATATTCTTTTTCTTAGCAAGACACACAGCATGGCTGGCCGCTGCCTTCACACCGAAATGGAGAGGCAGCAAAAATACCAGCAAGGACATATAAACACAGCATGCACTCATCAAAGCCTTTTGGGAGGAGACAGCAGAGGCCAGAGGGATCTGGGAGGGTGGAGAGAAGAGGGGACAGTGCCATGGCTGGACTGATTAGTGAAACTGTGTCCTGGCCCCAAGTGGTGACAGCCTCTCCCTCACTGTCCTCCCAGATCTTAGTGTGTTTTGCTCTTCCCTTGGGTGTGGCATAACTGAAGCGGGCATGGAGACGGCGGGGCATTGACCTATGACTCACAGATATTCTAGCCCCTGAACCACTGGGTGCAAACTGCTGTCTTTCCGCTACACCCATAACTACCTGCCATTCATGCAGAACTGGGTTCTCCATTCTTTAGCCAAGCCCAGTCCaagcatttctcttcttttcaaacTCTATGCTTTCTACCTGGtgtcccttgagcctgggaaccAGTCCAAGGGGCCCTTTGCCTCCAACTGGGGGAGGAGACAGTGCAGGACCTTACCATGAGGAAAGAGTACCCAATCCAGAGGCTGCGCCAGCCCAGGGGGCACTGCGGGATGGTGATGTCCTGGCTGTGCACAGCAATGGCTTGCGAGGGTGCCTCACACACAGAGCAGCGGCTGATGTACTGGGGAATCTGGGTCTGGCTGACGGGCATCATGGGGATAGGGGCGGTAGTGGAGAGCCAGTAAGATTTATCATTGCgcctggcatagtggcacacCTCGTTGATGTTGCAGTAGATGAAGGGCATGGTGCTGAAGCGGGGCAGACAGGAGCCAGCAAAGCCTGGAAGGAGAGAAAGTGGGCAAGGGCAGGGGAGGTCTGGCTGAGGGGCTTTGACGAGATGGTGGTTTGGGTTTACATCCAACCACTTGCACCAGACTGAGGCAGCCCTCTCCTTCCAATCCTGTAACATTGTACATGTGCTGAAGTGTGTTGagcaaattctattttaaatgcaCCAGGGAAATTTGATAATAACAAGAATCTTTTTATAAGCTGTATAATTCTGCCCTAATTAATCTGCTTTGAAAGAAACAGCGTTTAATAGACTGAGTCTGCTTTTAAGATTTAGCACACCTGCAGACAACAATTAATTCTCAGGTAATCATCATTGCCCTGCAggtcatattattattattactactactaattGCTAACATTTAATGGATGCTTAAATGCCAAATGTTGCTCTAAGCAATTTACATTGGGTGATTGATTCATGCAATCTTTCCACCAGCGTGTGTGATAGATACTAGAATTAGCTTTGTTCCATTAAGGAGGAAGCCAAAGCCTAGAGAGGTTGAATAACTAATGCAGtgtacacagctagtaagtgatagagccaggatttgaatccagatccACCTGACTCCAGAGCTGATGCTTGTAACTCACTACACAACAGTGGACCTAGAAAGGGCTGGGAGAAGAGAGGGGTTGGCTGTTGGTGTTTGTGGGGACAGGTGACCAGGGCTGGCTGTCAGAGCTGGTACCTACCCAGGTCCTGGTTGTGGGCTTTCTCTTGCCCCTCCACAAACAGTAAGCTGTACCCCACCCACAGCTGGCTCATCCCGATGGGACACGGGGGCACCTGTTCCGACTGGCTGTGCTTTACCAACGTGTAGCCCACTCTCATGCTCTGGCCAGGCATTCCAGGCATCCCGAAGGGGCCTTGCTGCCCTGGAGCTCCTGAGAGAGACAGATCATAAAAGGTGAGTGTGGTGCAGCTAATGACAACATCAGCTACTCACATTGTACCACACATTGTCCAAGGCATGTTATacacatgtattatctcactcAATCCTCACGATGACCCTGGAAAATGGTATTACCACCCCaatttttagatgaagaaattgaggctcagatgtcctacagctagtaagtggtagagctacAACTCTATCTCAGATGTATCCAGCTACAGACGCCCCATTTTTCAAAGTACATTGTTAGGCTTCCTTCCCATAGCCACCTGGCCTTGGGGTCTCTCTGAGTGGGGATTAGGGTGTGGAGAGGGATACTTCTCAGGTCCAGCCTTGCAGGCCCTCATAGGAGATAACTATGTAGCTGCTGAATCAGAGTCATCGAAAGCAGGGTTAGGATTAGCAGGGTAAAATCTTGCCCTCCTCTCCTGCCCATGACAGACATGACAAATCAACTGCCACAGTTTCCCACCGAGCCTCTGAACTGTTCTCTACTCAGGACAACTAATTTGTCATCCCCAATATAAAGTGGGACACAAATAGAAGAGGTATATGGACAGCCACGCCTTAACTCAAGTGTTGTTATCCCTTGAACATCCCCCTCTCATGTGTGTCAGAATCCCTGGGTAGAAAAGGGGAGGTAAAGGGCAGGGGGCCATCTGTAGTATAAAGTCAGACCTTTTAAGCACTGGAAGAGAGCCCAGAAAAGGATTTGGATTTGGAACAGTCCTTTGCCTTCCAGAACGTAGGGTATCCCTTCACAGGCTCAGAGGGTAGTGGGGAGTGAATGGACTTAGAGCCCAGTTTTTGAGCATCTTAGGAGTGTCAAGCTCTACCACTGGGTTTATTAAGTTTCAGACTTGAAGTTTTACTCACCCCCAGCCTCAAACCCTCCCAGACCACCATCCCCGCCCCGCCCGCCTCCTAATGTGGCATCATCAGACCTTCAAATCCTGGAGGGCCTTGCAGTCCAGGCAGACCAGGATCACCAAGAGCCCCAGGTGGGCCTGGGAGCCCACTGGGGCCATCTTTACCGGGGATGCCAGGTAAACCTTTGGAGCCTGCAGGAGAGAAAGCCCAAAGGAGGGTACTCAATGTAGAGGGTCCCCAGGCACCTTCCCCAGGAAAGGGGACTTATGTGTCATGCCCAAGACTCACTAGGAGACGATGCACTTGGCTGTCGACTTGGTGTGCACACTGCACATCAAGGCTGCAGCCGCCTGGGCTAGTTCTTAGTTCATGGGGGCATCTCTGCCCTGGGGCAGTGCCCTCAACTTAGCCTTTCTGAGCCCCTTCATGcccacttcctcctcccttcttctcaTCCTCCTAGCAACAATGGAAATTATGCAGGGCAACGGCGAGCATCCCATATCAGAAATGAGGACAccgaggctgggcgcagtggctcatgcctgtaatcccagcactttgggaggccaaagcaggcagatcaccttaagtcaggagttcgagaccagcctggccaacatggggaaaccttgtctctatttaaaatacaaaaattagctgggtgtggtggtatgcacctgtagtccccgctactccggaggctgaggcgggagaatcacttgaattcgagaggtggaggttgcagtgaggtgagatggcaccaatgcactctcagcctcggtgacagagcaagactccatctcaaaaataaaaaaaaataaaaagaagaagaaggaggaggaggaagaagaaaagaagaagaagaagaggaaga
It encodes:
- the ATG4A gene encoding cysteine protease ATG4A isoform e (isoform e is encoded by transcript variant 7) codes for the protein MDNTVVIEDIKKMCRVLPLSADTAGDRPPDSLTASNQSKGTSAYCSAWKPLLLIVPLRLGINQINPVYVDAFKECFKMPQSLGALGGKPNNAYYFIGFLGDELIFLDPHTTQTFVDTEENGTVNDQTFHCLQSPQRMNILNLDPSVALGFFCKEEKDFDNWCSLVQKEILKENLRMFELVQKHPSHWPPFVPPAKPEVTTTGAEFIDSTEQLEEFDLEEDFEILSV